From one Gossypium hirsutum isolate 1008001.06 chromosome D08, Gossypium_hirsutum_v2.1, whole genome shotgun sequence genomic stretch:
- the LOC107900866 gene encoding peptidyl-prolyl cis-trans isomerase CYP18-1: MSVTLHTNLGDIKCEIFCDEVAKTAENFLALCASGYYDGTIFHRNIKGFMIQGGDPTGTGKGGTSIWGKKFNDEIRESLKHNARGILAMANSGPNTNGSQFFITYAKQPHLNGLYTVFGKVIHGFEVLDLMEKTQTGAGDRPLAEIRLNRVTIHANPLAG; this comes from the exons ATG TCAGTTACTTTGCATACAAATCTTGGTGACATTAAGTGCGAGATCTTCTGCGACGAGGTCGCTAAAACGGCAGAG AACTTCTTGGCACTCTGTGCTAGTGGTTATTATGATGGGACTATATTTCACAGGAATATTAAAGGGTTTATGATTCAAGGTGGAGACCCGACCGGAACAGGCAAAGGGGGAACTAGCATATGGGGCAAGAAGTTCAATGACGAGATCAGAGAATCCCTCAAG CATAATGCGAGGGGTATATTGGCAATGGCTAATAGTGGTCCTAATACTAATGGGAGCCAATTCTTCATAACTTATGCAAAGCAGCCACATTTGAATGGATTATACACTGTGTTTGGCAAAGTGATCCATGGTTTTGAAGTCCTGGATCTCATGGAAAAG ACTCAAACAGGAGCAGGCGATCGACCTCTTGCAGAGATAAGGCTCAATCGTGTGACGATACATGCTAATCCACTCGCCGGCTAG
- the LOC107900865 gene encoding 4-hydroxy-tetrahydrodipicolinate synthase, chloroplastic, with protein MAILKSYGVRLRESTPQFPRPNLCDNYKRRNVKWRSPQAAVIPNFHLPMRSFEVKNRTSADDIKSLRLITAIKTPYLPDGRFDLEAYDDLMHMQIENGAEAVIVGGTTGEGQLMSWDEHIMLIGHTVNCFGGSIKVIGNTGSNSTREAIHATEQGFAVGMHAALHINPYYGKTSLDGLISHFDSVLPMGPTIIYNVPSRTGQDIPPHVINNVAQSPNLAGIKECVGNDRIEQYTGNGIVVWSGNDDQCHDARWSHGATGVISVTSNLVPGLMRELMFGGKNPSLNAKLLPLIEWLFQEPNPVGLNTALAQLGVVRPVFRLPYVPLPLEKRVGFVNLVKEIGRENFVGKNDVQVLDDDDFILVGRY; from the exons ATGGCTATTTTGAAGAGCTATGGCGTGCGTTTGAGAGAGTCTACGCCCCAGTTTCCGCGTCCCAATCTCTGCGATAACTACAAGAG GAGAAATGTAAAATGGAGATCCCCACAAGCTGCCGTAATTCCTAATTTCCATCTCCCAATGCGTAGTTTTGAGGTTAAAAACAG GACATCAGCGGATGATATTAAATCTCTTCGATTGATAACAGCCATCAAAACCCCGTATCTACCCGATGGAAGGTTTGATCTCGAAGCATACGATGACTTGATGCATATGCAAATTGAAAACGGTGCAGAAGCTGTAATTGTTGGTGGCACAACCGGTGAGGGCCAGCTGATGAGCTGGGACGAACACATAATGCTTATTGGTCATACAGTCAACTGTTTTGGTGGATCGATTAAGGTAATCGGAAACACTGGAAGCAACTCAACCAGGGAAGCGATTCATGCCACTGAACAAGGTTTTGCTGTTGGAATGCATGCTGCTCTTCACATCAATCCATATTACGGCAAAACATCTCTGGATGGCCTGATTTCTCACTTCGACAGTGTGCTGCCAATGGGACCTACCATCATATACAATGTACCATCGCGAACTGGCCAAGACATTCCCCCACATGTCATAAACAACGTAGCACAGAGTCCCAACTTGGCTGGTATTAAAGAATGCGTTGGAAATGACCGAATTGAGCAGTACACAGGTAATGGAATTGTAGTATGGAGTGGGAATGATGATCAGTGTCATGATGCTAGGTGGAGCCACGGGGCTACCGGGGTGATTTCTGTTACAAGCAACCTTGTCCCGGGTTTGATGCGAGAACTCATGTTTGGAGGTAAAAACCCTTCACTTAATGCGAAGCTCTTACCTCTAATCGAGTGGCTCTTTCAAGAGCCTAACCCCGTTGGGCTTAACACGGCCCTTGCGCAACTTGGGGTTGTGAGGCCAGTTTTCAGGTTACCATATGTACCACTTCCATTGGAAAAGAGGGTAGGATTTGTTAATCTGGTCAAGGAAATTGGGCGGGAGAATTTTGTAGGAAAAAATGATGTTCAAGTTCTTGATGATGATGACTTCATCTTGGTTGGGCGGTATTAG